One part of the Olleya sp. YS genome encodes these proteins:
- the dnaN gene encoding DNA polymerase III subunit beta: protein MKFIVSSTYLLKQLQVLGGVINSSNTLPILDNFLFDINQNKLTVSASDLETTMSAVLDVESDNEGSVAIPARLLLDTLKTFPEQPLTFVIEDNNTVEISSNHGKYALAYADGNEFPKAVSLEDPSSTKMPGHILATAINKTIFAAGNDDLRPVMSGVFFQFSTEGLTFVATDAHKLVKYGREDVKASQVAEFIMPKKPLNLLKGILAASEEEVTIEYNDSNAKFTFENTVLICRLIDGKYPNYEAVIPKENPNKLTIDRTQFLNSVRRVSIFSNKTTHQIRLKIAGAELNISAEDIDYSNKAEERLTCDYQGDDMQIGFNSRFLIEMLNNLNSNDVQLELSMPNRAGILTPIDDLDEGETVTMLVMPVMLNS, encoded by the coding sequence ATGAAATTTATTGTATCAAGTACCTATTTACTAAAACAATTACAAGTTTTAGGAGGTGTTATAAACAGCTCGAATACACTACCCATTTTAGATAATTTTTTATTCGACATCAATCAAAATAAATTAACCGTTTCTGCAAGCGATTTAGAAACAACGATGTCTGCAGTTTTAGATGTAGAAAGTGATAACGAAGGTAGTGTTGCTATTCCTGCACGTTTATTGTTAGATACTTTAAAAACCTTTCCAGAGCAACCCTTAACGTTTGTTATTGAAGACAATAATACAGTAGAAATAAGCTCTAACCATGGTAAATACGCTTTAGCGTATGCAGACGGAAACGAGTTTCCTAAAGCAGTAAGCTTAGAAGATCCTAGCAGTACAAAAATGCCTGGACATATCTTAGCAACTGCAATAAACAAAACCATCTTTGCTGCAGGTAATGATGATTTAAGACCTGTTATGAGTGGTGTATTTTTTCAGTTTTCTACAGAAGGGTTAACTTTTGTAGCTACAGATGCCCATAAGCTAGTAAAATACGGTCGTGAAGATGTGAAAGCGTCTCAGGTAGCTGAGTTTATTATGCCTAAAAAACCTTTAAATCTTTTAAAAGGAATTTTAGCAGCAAGCGAAGAAGAAGTGACTATTGAATATAACGACTCCAACGCAAAATTTACTTTTGAAAATACGGTGTTAATCTGTCGTTTAATTGATGGAAAATATCCAAATTACGAAGCAGTAATACCAAAAGAAAATCCTAATAAATTGACTATAGATAGAACTCAGTTTTTAAACTCTGTACGTCGTGTTAGTATTTTCTCTAATAAAACAACCCATCAAATTAGATTAAAAATAGCTGGTGCAGAATTAAATATTTCTGCTGAAGATATCGACTACTCTAACAAAGCAGAAGAGCGTTTAACTTGTGATTATCAAGGAGACGACATGCAAATAGGCTTCAACTCGCGTTTCTTAATAGAGATGTTAAACAATTTAAATTCTAACGATGTACAATTAGAGTTAAGTATGCCCAACAGAGCAGGTATTTTAACACCAATAGACGATTTAGATGAAGGCGAAACTGTAACCATGTTAGTGATGCCAGTCATGCTAAACAGCTAA
- the gldG gene encoding gliding motility-associated ABC transporter substrate-binding protein GldG, producing MKKNLNKTIKHIGLLLIGLLLINILANKVYKRFDLTSDQRFTLNPSALDIIKKADSPVVIDVFLEGEDFPSEFRKLKTETKQLLEEFSAYNSNISFNFINPIEDDATRDQNIQQLNARGLTPMQLTVKENGKSSQAVIFPWALASYNNATVKIPLVKNTIGATQQQLVTNSVQHLEYAFADGLSKLVNPKRRKIAVLKGNGQLDNRYIADYIKTLRDYYFIAPFTLDSVSKDAENTLQKLKGYDLIINAKPTEAFTEEEKYILDQYTMNGGKSLWLLEKVAMSKDSLYNDLGKNVAVPMDLNLTDFFFKYGVRINPLIVSSMYSAPITLASGEGSNSQFQSYPWTYSPLAKGNSNHPIVNNLDFLKFDFANPMDTLKNRTTKTILLQSAPLTKLEGTPREISLDMVNDQLDPKTFNKGPQILAVLLENTFTSVYKNRVKPVTLSDNKDESVPTKMVVISDGDVIKNEVGRQGVEELGFDKYTGQTFGNKEFLVNVANYLLDDTGLINIRSKEIAVAFLNPEKITEEKTKWQLINILLPLLLLGVFGFSFNYFRKKKYAK from the coding sequence TTGAAAAAGAATTTGAATAAAACCATCAAACATATAGGCTTATTACTTATTGGGTTACTCCTAATAAATATACTTGCAAACAAGGTATATAAGCGTTTTGATTTGACCTCAGACCAACGCTTTACACTTAATCCATCTGCTTTAGATATTATTAAAAAAGCCGATTCTCCAGTAGTCATAGATGTGTTTTTAGAAGGTGAAGATTTTCCGTCTGAATTCAGAAAATTAAAAACCGAAACGAAACAATTACTTGAAGAATTTTCGGCTTACAATAGCAACATAAGTTTCAACTTTATAAATCCTATTGAAGATGATGCGACACGAGATCAAAATATTCAGCAATTAAATGCGCGTGGATTAACACCTATGCAACTAACTGTTAAAGAAAATGGTAAATCTAGTCAAGCAGTTATTTTTCCTTGGGCTTTAGCAAGTTATAATAATGCAACTGTTAAAATTCCTTTAGTAAAAAATACAATTGGAGCTACACAACAACAATTAGTTACTAATTCTGTACAACATCTAGAATATGCATTTGCAGATGGATTGAGCAAATTAGTCAACCCCAAACGACGTAAAATAGCAGTATTAAAAGGCAATGGACAACTAGACAATAGATATATAGCAGATTACATAAAAACCCTTAGAGATTACTATTTTATTGCACCTTTTACTTTAGATAGTGTGTCTAAAGATGCCGAAAACACCTTGCAAAAACTTAAAGGCTACGATTTAATTATCAACGCAAAACCAACAGAAGCCTTTACAGAAGAAGAAAAATACATTTTAGACCAATACACCATGAATGGTGGAAAAAGCTTATGGTTACTTGAAAAGGTTGCTATGAGCAAAGATAGTTTGTATAACGATCTAGGTAAAAACGTAGCTGTACCAATGGATTTAAATTTAACCGATTTTTTCTTTAAATATGGTGTACGTATTAATCCGTTAATAGTTAGTTCTATGTACTCTGCACCTATTACCTTAGCGTCTGGAGAAGGTAGTAATAGCCAATTCCAAAGTTATCCTTGGACGTATTCGCCATTAGCAAAAGGAAACTCTAATCATCCCATAGTTAATAATTTAGACTTTTTAAAGTTTGACTTTGCTAATCCAATGGATACACTAAAAAATAGAACGACTAAAACCATCTTACTACAAAGTGCGCCTTTAACCAAATTAGAAGGCACACCAAGAGAGATTAGCTTGGATATGGTTAATGACCAACTAGACCCAAAAACATTTAATAAAGGTCCGCAAATACTTGCTGTATTATTAGAAAATACATTTACTTCTGTCTATAAAAATAGGGTTAAACCTGTTACCCTCTCAGACAATAAAGATGAAAGTGTGCCTACTAAAATGGTCGTTATATCTGATGGAGACGTTATTAAAAATGAAGTGGGAAGACAAGGTGTAGAAGAGTTAGGGTTTGATAAATACACAGGACAAACATTTGGTAACAAAGAATTTTTAGTAAACGTAGCCAATTACCTTTTAGATGATACTGGACTTATAAACATTAGATCTAAAGAAATAGCAGTTGCCTTTTTAAATCCAGAAAAAATAACTGAGGAAAAAACAAAGTGGCAACTCATAAATATCTTACTACCATTGCTTTTACTGGGTGTTTTTGGTTTTTCTTTTAACTACTTTAGAAAGAAAAAATACGCCAAGTAA
- the gldF gene encoding gliding motility-associated ABC transporter permease subunit GldF, translating to MLAILKKEINSFFASPIGYLVIAIFLLLNGLFLWVFKGEFNILDNGFADVSTFFLLAPWILIFLIPAVTMRSFSDEKKQGTLELLLTKPISTLQLVLGKYFGALVLIIIALIPTLLYVYTVYQLGDPVGNLDFGSTLGSYFGLLFLVAAYTAIGVFASTISDNQIVAFIIAVFLCLFFFIGFEGIADVTSSNFIDNLGMNAHYKSMSRGVLDTRDIIYFLSVTILFIALTKFNIKTQ from the coding sequence ATGCTCGCCATACTTAAAAAAGAAATCAACTCCTTCTTCGCTTCGCCAATAGGTTATTTAGTGATTGCCATATTCTTGCTATTAAATGGACTGTTTTTGTGGGTGTTTAAAGGCGAATTCAATATTTTAGATAATGGTTTTGCAGATGTATCGACGTTTTTTTTATTAGCACCTTGGATATTAATATTCTTGATTCCTGCGGTAACTATGCGAAGTTTTAGTGACGAGAAAAAACAAGGTACCTTAGAACTGTTACTTACCAAACCCATTAGCACCTTACAGCTAGTTTTAGGTAAATATTTTGGAGCATTGGTATTAATCATTATAGCTTTAATACCAACACTACTCTATGTTTATACCGTTTATCAATTAGGTGATCCTGTAGGTAATTTAGATTTTGGAAGTACTTTAGGATCGTATTTTGGTCTGTTATTTTTAGTAGCAGCTTACACTGCAATTGGTGTATTTGCGTCAACAATTTCAGATAACCAAATAGTGGCTTTTATAATAGCTGTATTTTTATGTCTATTCTTTTTCATTGGTTTTGAAGGCATTGCAGACGTAACATCTAGTAATTTTATCGATAATTTAGGAATGAATGCTCATTACAAAAGCATGAGTCGTGGTGTGTTAGACACCAGAGATATTATCTATTTTTTAAGTGTGACTATTCTGTTTATAGCGTTAACTAAATTCAATATTAAAACACAGTAA
- a CDS encoding antibiotic biosynthesis monooxygenase, with protein MLVRIVKLSFEDAHIDTFLANFETVKHKIRGFEGNQLLELYRDKHNSNVFFTYSYWNDESDLENYRNSDLFKSIWAKTKPLFNAKPEAWSVDKMVSLQ; from the coding sequence ATGTTGGTAAGAATTGTAAAATTAAGTTTTGAAGACGCACATATTGACACCTTTTTGGCTAATTTTGAAACGGTAAAACATAAAATTAGAGGGTTTGAAGGCAATCAATTACTAGAATTGTACAGAGACAAACACAATAGCAATGTGTTTTTTACGTATAGCTATTGGAACGATGAAAGCGATTTAGAAAATTACAGAAACTCTGACTTATTTAAAAGTATTTGGGCTAAAACCAAACCTTTGTTTAATGCTAAACCTGAAGCTTGGAGTGTGGATAAGATGGTTAGTTTGCAGTAA
- a CDS encoding SAM-dependent chlorinase/fluorinase: MPIITLTTDFGEKDHFAGAIKGAIYSELPDVKIVDISHSISPFNIAEAAYIIQNAYSSFPKGTIHVIGIDSEINPENKHIAVQLDDHYFVCANNGIISMIANEIAPSKLVEINIHDKIETSFPVLDVFVKVACHIARGGTLEVIGKAIDKIKPIKNLVPYVNEEQTQIIGSIIYIDNYGNVVTNIRKNFFEKLQKGRNYEVSARNYKFKKIHSKYSDIINFDIPEDKRNDEGRGLVVFNSSNCLEIAIYKSNNQTVGSASSLMGLALRDTVTINFLK, translated from the coding sequence ATGCCAATAATAACATTAACGACAGACTTTGGAGAGAAAGATCACTTTGCTGGCGCAATAAAAGGTGCTATTTATAGTGAATTGCCTGATGTTAAAATTGTTGATATCTCACATTCTATTTCGCCTTTTAATATTGCTGAGGCTGCTTATATTATTCAAAATGCTTACAGTAGTTTTCCAAAAGGAACTATTCATGTTATTGGCATAGACTCTGAAATTAACCCAGAAAACAAACATATTGCTGTACAGTTGGACGATCACTATTTTGTGTGTGCCAATAATGGAATTATAAGCATGATTGCTAATGAAATTGCACCTTCTAAACTAGTTGAGATTAACATCCATGATAAAATAGAAACGAGCTTCCCTGTGTTGGATGTGTTTGTAAAAGTAGCTTGTCACATTGCACGTGGTGGTACCTTAGAAGTTATTGGTAAAGCTATTGATAAGATTAAACCCATAAAAAATTTAGTGCCTTACGTCAATGAAGAACAAACCCAAATTATAGGCAGTATCATTTATATTGATAATTACGGAAATGTCGTAACCAACATTAGAAAAAACTTTTTTGAAAAGTTGCAAAAAGGTCGCAATTACGAGGTGTCTGCACGAAATTACAAGTTTAAAAAAATACACAGTAAGTACAGTGATATTATAAATTTTGACATCCCAGAAGACAAGCGTAATGATGAAGGACGAGGATTAGTGGTGTTTAATAGCTCTAACTGTTTAGAGATTGCCATTTATAAAAGTAATAATCAAACTGTAGGAAGCGCAAGTAGCTTGATGGGATTAGCGTTACGTGATACAGTGACAATTAATTTTTTAAAGTAA
- a CDS encoding PhoH family protein, producing MNEIIIELEEISPKEFFGTGNENITLLKKYFPKLKIVARGNKVKAYGDEELLEEFDRRMTMLLKHFSKYNTLDENVIERVLTSQSSDDYSTSEKSGEVLVHGANGKPIKAITANQRKMVELMRKNDMVFAIGPAGTGKTYTGVALAVQALKNKEVKRIILTRPAVEAGENLGFLPGDLKEKLDPYMQPLYDALRDMIPAEKLAQYIENGTIQIAPLAFMRGRTLDHAFVILDEGQNTTHAQMKMFLTRMGKSAKFLLTGDPGQIDLPRRTISGLKEALLILKGVEGVGMIFLDDKDVIRHKLVKKIIAAYKNIENRE from the coding sequence TTGAACGAAATAATTATTGAACTTGAAGAGATTTCTCCAAAAGAATTTTTTGGAACTGGAAACGAAAACATTACACTACTAAAAAAATACTTCCCTAAACTTAAAATAGTTGCCAGAGGAAACAAAGTTAAAGCCTATGGTGACGAAGAGCTTCTTGAAGAGTTTGATAGACGAATGACCATGTTGCTTAAGCATTTTTCTAAGTACAATACATTAGACGAAAACGTCATAGAGCGTGTGTTGACCAGTCAAAGTAGTGACGATTATTCAACTTCTGAAAAAAGTGGAGAAGTTTTAGTCCATGGTGCAAATGGTAAACCAATTAAAGCCATAACAGCCAACCAACGCAAGATGGTCGAGCTGATGCGTAAAAACGATATGGTGTTTGCTATTGGTCCTGCAGGAACAGGTAAAACCTATACAGGAGTCGCATTAGCGGTTCAAGCTTTAAAAAATAAAGAAGTAAAACGAATTATTTTAACACGTCCAGCTGTAGAAGCAGGCGAAAATTTAGGATTTCTTCCTGGCGATTTAAAAGAAAAACTAGACCCTTACATGCAACCGTTATATGATGCCTTGCGCGATATGATTCCTGCGGAAAAATTAGCACAATACATCGAAAATGGAACCATACAAATTGCACCTTTAGCCTTTATGCGTGGACGTACGTTGGATCATGCGTTTGTGATTTTGGACGAAGGTCAAAATACGACACATGCGCAAATGAAGATGTTTTTAACCAGAATGGGTAAAAGCGCTAAATTTTTGCTTACTGGTGATCCTGGTCAAATCGATCTGCCACGTCGTACTATTTCTGGACTTAAAGAAGCCTTACTTATTTTAAAAGGTGTTGAAGGAGTAGGTATGATTTTCTTAGATGACAAAGATGTAATCCGTCATAAACTAGTTAAAAAGATTATTGCTGCTTATAAGAATATTGAGAACAGAGAGTAG
- a CDS encoding phosphoribosylaminoimidazolesuccinocarboxamide synthase yields the protein MSNTIIASNFNFPNQKSVYKGKVREVYNINDEELVMIATDRLSAFDVVMPKGIPYKGQILNQIATSMMKATEDLVPNWLTATPDPNVAVGHLCTPFKVEMVIRGYLSGHAAREYKAGKRTLCGVEMPNGMKENDKFPEPIITPATKAEMGDHDEDISREDILKKRIVSEEDYLVLEDYTRKLFQRGTEIAASRGLILVDTKYEFGKTKDGNIVLIDEIHTPDSSRYFYADGYQERQDNNEAQKQLSKEFVRQWLIANNFQGLEGQTVPEMSDDYIETVSERYIELYENIMGEPFVKADVSNIQSRIEANVLKYLKR from the coding sequence ATGAGTAACACAATAATAGCATCCAATTTCAACTTCCCAAACCAAAAAAGTGTTTACAAAGGAAAAGTTAGAGAGGTTTATAATATAAATGATGAAGAACTAGTCATGATTGCAACAGATCGACTTAGTGCGTTTGATGTGGTAATGCCAAAAGGAATCCCTTACAAAGGACAAATCCTTAATCAAATTGCCACCAGCATGATGAAAGCTACCGAAGATTTGGTACCAAATTGGTTAACAGCCACTCCAGATCCAAATGTTGCAGTTGGACATTTGTGTACACCTTTTAAAGTTGAAATGGTGATTCGTGGGTATTTGTCAGGTCATGCTGCACGCGAGTATAAAGCAGGTAAACGCACACTTTGTGGAGTTGAGATGCCAAACGGTATGAAGGAAAATGATAAGTTTCCTGAGCCCATTATCACACCAGCTACAAAAGCTGAAATGGGAGATCATGACGAGGATATTTCACGAGAAGACATCCTGAAAAAAAGAATAGTTAGTGAAGAAGACTACTTGGTTTTAGAGGATTATACTCGTAAATTGTTTCAACGCGGAACAGAAATCGCAGCTTCAAGAGGATTAATTTTAGTAGACACTAAATATGAATTTGGAAAAACTAAAGACGGAAACATCGTATTGATTGACGAAATTCATACGCCAGATTCTTCACGTTATTTTTATGCAGACGGTTACCAAGAGCGTCAAGATAATAACGAAGCTCAAAAACAATTGTCTAAAGAGTTTGTACGTCAATGGTTAATTGCTAATAATTTTCAAGGGTTAGAAGGGCAAACCGTACCAGAAATGAGTGATGATTATATCGAAACCGTATCTGAGCGCTACATTGAACTCTATGAAAATATTATGGGAGAACCATTTGTAAAAGCTGATGTTAGTAACATCCAAAGTAGGATAGAGGCTAATGTGTTGAAGTATTTAAAAAGATAA
- a CDS encoding heparan-alpha-glucosaminide N-acetyltransferase domain-containing protein has protein sequence MKPTRLYFLDAVRAFAILMMLQGHFIDTLLHPMFRDKSNTAYMVWSYMRGITAPVFFTITGLVFMYLLLKAKEKGTDSTRIKKGVERGLSLILIGYALRFSFISLMFGELNLYFLEVDVLQCIGLSLLLLITIYTISFKNEWLLALLFLVLGFTIFVSEPLYRDLKLEHTPILFANYLSKQNGSVFTIIPWFGYVCFGGFIAVLFSKFGMKNYYKRIKIIGFFVVGVIMLKFSSSILIRLDNWFDIPLFKDSAYYNYLFSRLGNVLIIFGLFYTFERYLKQAVITKIGQKTLSIYVIHFIIIYGSFTSIGLNRFFSKSLEPAQAIIGAIIFMVVVCLISFYYVKTNTFIYNKIRQLYERLRSNK, from the coding sequence TTGAAACCAACCCGTCTTTATTTTCTAGATGCTGTACGTGCTTTTGCAATATTAATGATGTTGCAAGGTCATTTTATTGATACACTGTTACATCCTATGTTTAGGGACAAATCAAATACAGCGTATATGGTTTGGTCCTACATGAGAGGCATTACTGCTCCAGTATTTTTTACTATTACAGGTTTAGTGTTTATGTACTTGTTATTAAAAGCTAAAGAAAAAGGAACGGATAGCACAAGAATAAAAAAAGGCGTAGAACGTGGATTGTCCTTAATACTAATAGGATACGCACTAAGGTTTTCTTTTATTAGCTTGATGTTTGGTGAGTTAAACCTTTACTTTTTAGAAGTTGATGTGTTGCAATGCATAGGTTTGTCACTGTTGCTATTAATTACTATTTACACCATTTCCTTTAAAAATGAATGGCTATTAGCCCTATTATTTTTAGTACTTGGTTTTACCATTTTTGTATCAGAACCTTTATATCGAGATTTGAAACTAGAACATACACCTATACTATTTGCTAATTATTTAAGCAAACAGAATGGTTCTGTATTTACTATTATCCCTTGGTTTGGTTATGTGTGTTTTGGTGGTTTTATTGCAGTACTATTTTCTAAGTTCGGAATGAAAAACTACTATAAACGTATTAAAATTATTGGTTTTTTTGTTGTTGGTGTTATTATGCTAAAATTTTCATCAAGTATTTTAATACGCCTTGACAATTGGTTTGACATCCCTTTGTTTAAAGATAGTGCGTATTATAATTACCTATTTAGTAGATTAGGGAACGTCCTTATTATTTTTGGACTATTCTATACTTTTGAACGTTATTTGAAACAAGCTGTTATAACTAAAATAGGGCAAAAAACACTATCTATATATGTCATACATTTTATTATAATCTACGGTAGTTTTACTAGCATTGGTCTCAACCGTTTTTTTTCAAAATCTTTAGAGCCAGCTCAAGCTATTATTGGTGCTATCATTTTTATGGTAGTTGTCTGCTTGATTTCGTTTTATTATGTGAAAACTAACACCTTTATTTACAATAAGATTAGACAGTTATATGAGCGATTGCGAAGTAATAAATAA
- a CDS encoding alanine/glycine:cation symporter family protein, with product MYKEINEFVEAFSSLVWGLPLLILLIGGGTYLLIRSKFLPFRYLGHAIQVLRGKYDNASDLGEISHFKALTTALSSTIGMGNIAGVALAISVGGPGAMFWMWISAIVGMATKFFTSTLAIMYRGKDSAGQVQGGPMYFITEGLGKQWKFLAVMFSFFGMLGALPVVNVNQLKQAINDIILIPNGVEVSFTSNLIIAVILVVFTSIVILGGLKRISNIASKMVPSMVILYFVLVLIILGINYTEIPKYFTLIFTDAFEANYIKGDAVFGGMLGTLIILGIRRGAFSNEAGIGTAPLAHGAAKTNEPVREGLVAMLGPVIDTLIVCTLTALAILVTGVWETTFDNGVTLTASAFQQAIPGYGQYVLMLCVFIFSVSSLFSYAYYGTKCMSFLVGVNNQHYYKYIYITSIVLAATTPFEMMINLIDGVFALMAIPTMTATIILAPKVVKEAKAYFNRMKQKQQLK from the coding sequence ATGTACAAAGAAATTAACGAATTTGTTGAAGCCTTCTCTTCATTAGTTTGGGGATTACCGCTTTTAATTTTATTAATTGGAGGTGGTACCTACTTGTTAATACGCTCTAAATTTTTACCTTTTAGATATTTAGGACATGCCATACAAGTATTAAGAGGCAAATATGATAATGCGTCAGACTTAGGCGAAATCAGTCATTTTAAAGCCTTAACTACAGCATTATCCTCTACCATTGGTATGGGTAATATTGCTGGTGTCGCGTTAGCAATTTCGGTTGGTGGTCCTGGAGCCATGTTTTGGATGTGGATAAGCGCAATTGTTGGTATGGCTACTAAATTTTTTACTTCAACTTTAGCTATCATGTATCGTGGTAAAGATTCCGCAGGACAAGTCCAAGGTGGACCTATGTATTTTATTACTGAAGGTTTAGGAAAACAGTGGAAATTTTTAGCAGTTATGTTTAGCTTTTTTGGGATGTTAGGCGCACTTCCAGTGGTTAACGTCAACCAATTAAAACAAGCTATAAATGATATTATTTTAATTCCGAATGGAGTGGAAGTGAGTTTTACCTCAAATCTTATTATAGCAGTTATTTTAGTTGTATTTACGTCCATAGTCATTTTAGGTGGTTTAAAGCGAATAAGCAATATTGCATCCAAAATGGTACCTTCAATGGTGATACTATACTTTGTTTTGGTATTGATTATTTTAGGAATTAATTATACCGAAATCCCAAAATACTTCACCTTAATTTTTACAGATGCGTTTGAAGCTAATTATATAAAAGGCGATGCTGTTTTTGGAGGCATGCTTGGCACATTAATTATCTTGGGAATTAGGCGTGGTGCCTTTTCTAACGAAGCAGGTATTGGTACAGCACCTTTAGCGCATGGTGCAGCAAAAACTAACGAGCCTGTTAGAGAAGGTTTAGTCGCCATGTTAGGACCAGTAATCGACACATTAATTGTGTGTACCTTAACTGCATTGGCTATTTTGGTTACTGGTGTTTGGGAAACCACATTTGACAATGGTGTTACGCTAACTGCTTCAGCTTTTCAGCAAGCTATTCCTGGTTATGGTCAGTATGTATTAATGCTTTGCGTTTTTATTTTTAGTGTGTCTTCACTATTTTCTTATGCGTATTATGGTACTAAATGCATGTCGTTTTTGGTAGGTGTTAACAATCAACATTATTACAAATACATTTACATTACAAGTATTGTTTTAGCAGCAACCACACCTTTTGAAATGATGATTAATCTTATTGATGGTGTTTTCGCATTAATGGCTATACCAACAATGACTGCAACCATAATTTTAGCACCAAAAGTGGTTAAAGAAGCTAAAGCCTATTTTAATAGAATGAAACAAAAACAACAGCTAAAATAA